One Falco naumanni isolate bFalNau1 chromosome 13, bFalNau1.pat, whole genome shotgun sequence DNA segment encodes these proteins:
- the LOC121096959 gene encoding histone-lysine N-methyltransferase MECOM-like encodes MRSKGRARKLAASDECLYESFPELPLEEAAEADGEAANVQCPASVSIQELSSPATSSEAFTPKESSPYKAPIYIPDDIPIPTEFELRESNIPGAGLGIWTKRKIEAGEKFGPFVGEQRPHLNDPSYGWEVRHRTFFRSVELSCVSINTEEFAKFESYPAAARGYLRA; translated from the coding sequence GTGATGAATGTTTGTATGAAAGCTTTCCTGAACTTCCTttggaggaagcagcagaagctgatGGAGAAGCTGCAAACGTCCAGTGTCCAGCATCCGTCAGCATTCAAGAGCTGTCTTCTCCAGCAACTTCCAGTGAAGCTTTCACACCAAAGGAAAGCTCTCCTTACAAGGCTCCAATATACATTCCTGATGACATTCCCATTCCTACAGAGTTTGAGCTCCGAGAATCCAACATTCCTGGAGCAGGATTAGGGATATGGACCAAAAGGAAGATTGAAGCAGGGGAAAAATTCGGCCCTTTTGTGGGAGAGCAGCGGCCACACCTCAACGATCCCAGTTATGGTTGGGAGGTAAGACACCGTACATTCTTTCGGTCTGTTGAACTCTCTTGCGTGTCTATAAACACAGAAGAATTTGCAAAATTTGAGTCCtatcctgcagcagccaggggatATTTGCGTGCATGA